From Aliarcobacter butzleri, the proteins below share one genomic window:
- the napG gene encoding ferredoxin-type protein NapG, with amino-acid sequence MNIEQKKTIQEQDRRKFFLTVARAAGLAILGGLTWSAYVDEVKATSLILRPPAALDEDDFLATCIKCGLCVEACPFDTLKLARPGDNKPLGTPFFEPRKTPCYMCVDIPCVPVCPTDALNIKSVQNENKELDISKARMGVAVIDDSSCIAFWGIQCDACYRACPLLGKAITIEYTKNERTGKHAFLKPVINPDICTGCGLCEKACVTQKAAIFVLPRDIALGEVGDHYIKGWDEKDEQRVENAQIGTTKTYINKKDAVDSLNSGMEDLLK; translated from the coding sequence ATGAATATAGAGCAAAAAAAAACTATTCAAGAGCAAGATAGAAGAAAATTCTTTTTAACAGTTGCAAGAGCAGCTGGACTTGCTATTCTTGGTGGTTTGACATGGAGCGCTTATGTAGATGAAGTAAAAGCTACTTCATTAATTTTGCGACCTCCTGCTGCTTTAGATGAAGATGATTTTTTAGCAACTTGTATTAAATGTGGATTGTGTGTAGAAGCCTGTCCTTTTGATACTTTAAAACTTGCACGACCAGGAGATAATAAACCTTTAGGTACACCATTTTTTGAGCCAAGAAAAACACCTTGTTATATGTGTGTTGATATTCCTTGTGTACCTGTTTGTCCGACAGATGCCTTGAATATTAAATCAGTTCAAAATGAAAATAAAGAACTTGATATTTCAAAAGCGAGAATGGGTGTTGCTGTTATTGATGATAGTTCATGTATAGCATTTTGGGGAATACAATGTGATGCTTGTTATAGAGCCTGTCCGCTTTTAGGAAAAGCTATCACTATTGAATATACAAAAAATGAAAGAACAGGAAAACACGCTTTTTTAAAACCAGTTATAAATCCTGATATTTGTACAGGATGTGGTTTATGTGAAAAAGCCTGTGTTACACAAAAAGCAGCAATCTTTGTACTTCCTAGAGATATAGCTTTAGGAGAAGTGGGAGATCACTATATAAAAGGTTGGGATGAAAAAGATGAACAACGAGTTGAAAATGCACAAATTGGTACAACAAAAACATATATAAACAAAAAAGATGCGGTTGACTCTTTAAATAGTGGAATGGAGGATTTATTAAAATGA